The following nucleotide sequence is from Anguilla rostrata isolate EN2019 chromosome 3, ASM1855537v3, whole genome shotgun sequence.
GGTTATGGGGTTGTTTATGGGGTAGCATCTGATTTCAGGCAAATGGCCCAGTACAACAGGCACATTACCTGCTCACTAATCTCTGAAAAGGGGATTTGTTGAGTCTGGATTATTTGAGGCTGTGGTAGGGGTTGTCCTATgtggattttcattttttatttttttttatttttaaaccgcCTTTCCCATGAGCTTTGTTTTGGAAAAAGATGTCAGTGGGCTCCTTGGCCAATGATGTGCTGTCGTGTCAGGCTGCCAGTCATTGTCAGCTAAGCCATTAAACTGATGAATTAAGGTGATTTATAACCCcttatacagtactgtatgtgattGATTTGTGTGCCTTCCCTGGTATGTTCATATTCTCTTCTAAAATGTATACTTTGTTCAAaccaattattttatataaaattgtCGACACAAAATACTGTCcctatgcataaaaaataaaaattaataaataaaaatgtgttccaCAGCAAGAGCAAATTCCTTGTCATTTTCTGCATATCAACgcattgtacaaaaaaaaggaatgtgcCATCTACATAAACAGTAAGTACATGTGTTCCATATTGTAAGAACTATGGAAAGATAAGTGACGtggctttgtttaaaaaagaaagacagtaTCCATCTGGTGGGGTTGACATTTCGTTATGAATACAAGGTTTGTGTTTAATCATGTCTGAACGGcacctgtatttattatttttttctgaaccaGAGTTACGTCTCAGTTTAGATGAACTGGTCACTTTGTGAATATCAGGGGATTTGCTTTCTCTCCAGTATTTACACAATGAAAACTGATGGCTTAATCTGTAAATACCATTTATAGGTCCTTTTGGCTTGACATAAAATTGCTCAGACCCGTAAAGAGCGCCTTATTTTGTTAAGAAGATAATATATTTGTTAATACGAGGAAGTCTTGAGTGGTAGAGTTGCAAGGTTGTCGTAAGACAATTTGGCTGATTATGATCTACGCCTGTCaccttctttgccatatttattgcagctttagtgcctatttAGTGCTTACACTATaggccaatggtattaggctaccagtggttaaaaaaaaaaaaagatttcagtcaatttaactaccccttcacctccctcccaTGCCCCATTTGCAAAATGTTTGGAtagctattttgaggaaagttatgtctaagattatttttaagaacacatttttgtgttgtaggtaaaaaaataaaaaaaaaggtttatacTTTGTGTtacgtccctccgcctcaggtgggggcgctggccgtttggacacATGCGTGTGTCTTGTTACAGTTAATTGAGAGCACCTATGgcggtgcccttttaagaagcctggagtcggcttctcaAGAGATGGGggctttttctcctcacctctcgaccacggccgggtcttgattttatcttGTGTTTTGCGTCTATTTTAGTATCTCTTATGGGTAGTTGAATAAAGTTATTGGTTGTTTTTGGGAAGCCTTGGTTTTGGCTTCGTTATGTTTGCGGGGGCTTGAGAGCAACCATAacactttggtttgttattctataaatgtgaatatatgaACTGaattcttacttttttttttttttgtaaacataagtggcctaatacttttggcctgtactatgtgtgtgtgtgtgtgtgtgtgtatatatatatatatatatatatatatatatatatatataaaaccagCGCAGTCATTCGTACAGTTAGATGTGCATGCATAATCAAGGAAGCAGGAAAAGCAAGTGTGTGCTTAATGTTTCAGTTCACAAACTTATATCCACTTCAAAGCTGTCTCATTGCATGTGAGATCATGTCCTGACAGGTATTTGTATTCTTCTCAGTCTAAATCAGCGGAATGCAACTCTCTTTGtcttgtgggtggggggagggggggtgtgtaaCACCGAAGAGCTGGCAGGTTTGTACAGAGTGTATGAGTAACACATATAAGAGGGGGTGCATATTTATGACTCACACCAtgatgtaaattatttatttcccttAAAGCgtctttataatttatttataattcatgtTCTTCATGTTTTGACCCCACTGGGATGACATACAGCAGACGTGCTCCACCTTTTACAGATGTGCTGTGGGGCATTTTGAATTGCATTATCAGTGAACACATGCAACCATCTGATTGCAGTAAAATGATAACAACAATCAACACCAGACATTGTGAACATAAAAACCCAAAAATGCGTACGTGATTTCATAATCAAAATCAATCTAATAAGTTTTACCCAATGATCGCTCCATTCAGAAAGTCATACTGATTCATATTCATCTGGATGAGAAATATCAAATTACTAAGCATACCAATCAAACCAACACAAATCTaagtttaaactttttttaattttattttcacctaTACTATTTTTCTTGCAGACAAACTTGAGTAAAAAACAAACTTGAATGAAAGATAAATCTCTAATCTGAACTTGAACGCCTTgggggaatttcttcaaatttggcacaaacgtccacttggactcaaggatgaactgattagattttggtggtcaaaggtcaaggtcactgtgacctcacaaaacacatttttgccttGGTTGCCTTGGTACAACCgtgaggcggtatttctagtttttaaCATTTGAGATGAAGACATGTTATGGGCTGGGCTTAGACACTCCACATACCAGTTAAGCCCACAGGTGTTCCAAATCAGCCCACCTTATAGCCCACCTCAGGCTTATAGGAAGTTTACATGCCTTGAACTTTCTCCTCATTTTGAGTCACGGCCagataaatcatttatttatgtgcaaTTTGATGTCATATACAACTATCAAAACATTAATCTCTTTGATAAACAAACAGCAAAGAAAACTTAAGAAAATGCGTGATAATTAAGGGTTATTTGTACCACTTTCAAAATACCTGCCAGGTTTGTACACATACCTATCCTTAATTCAATAATGATAAATTTGATCAGCTTAGAATATAAACTGGCATGGATATGACTGTGAAATTCACAAATTGGTTGATAAATTAAACTAATCAAACTAAACAGATTGTTACTTTCAAATCCAAAAATGCTAATGACCTTGATAgctgcatgcgcacacaccctatttgttatatttacaaaataatcatCAAAAAGCAATTGTTCATACACTGCAATAAGCAGTGTTTTACTTCCTAGTTAGTTTAAAACCTAAGCACATATCTATATTCATCATACAATTATGGCTAATTCAACAGTGAAATCACATCTCTCTGGAAACATCCTGTTAATAGTGTAAAAGTGATATGTTAAAGGAAAAAGTGTCTGAGAAACCATAAATTAAAGTGTTAGTGACAGCTACACACAGTTCAAAGCATCTAAAAATACACAGAGAACACTGTCCCATATTCCACAAATTATTTAGTAATTGGAGGTATTAATTTTCCCCATGCATATTACAAATGCTACTGCTAGGACAGACCAGTCCGCAAATTAATCATGTTAGAAGATAATTGTTCCACAGCCTATTTACCACGTGTTTATCAATTTTGCAGCACTGCTGAGCTGCAAGGACTGTGCTTTCAGTGCTACATATTTAATGCTTGTCAAATACAGATTAACTTTTattccactttttaaaattttcattcaGACTTACCAGATGTGCTCAAAAGCAGTCTATAAAAATGTCCTGCTTCCATTACTGTCAACACATTCATAACATTGCGCAGAATAATTTTTAAACTCgatctgcttttattttattattttatttaactttaaacttttaaaataactcattttactgtatttagaTTTTCCTGCCAGGTAGACACGGCACTTGTAAAGTAATCTTGGTATATGTTTGTTCCTGTGGCTCTAATATCCAGCAGAGCAAATATAAACTCTTATGTCAATTTATATTAAGAAAGGCAAGATTGAAAGAAgcctgacattttaaataccATCCATTGGTGCATTTTTATAGTTTCCCCTCATAGTCCCATGATTACAGAAACTAGGCTATAGCCTACTGCCTGGCATGTCTTTGTGTACAGTGGTCAGCTTTGCGATGAATATAAAAGTACATTCAGTAACATAATATTCAAATAATGAACTTAAAATAGATGCCATGTTGAGTGTCATCAATGACTGAAAGATGTGTTAAAATGCTTCATGGCCTGTTGTCAAAGAAAGGGTTCTTGTCCTCACTATGGTCTAAAtcagtggtgcccaatcatgtgTGGAGGGCagagtatgcaggttttcattccaacacATACACTTCTGTCAGGTTGAAGGTGTGTTAATTGGTGAAGTGACTACAGCtgtagtgattggttggaatgaaaacttgCATACTCTcagccctccatggcacatgattgggcaccactAGTCTAAATGTTATTGTAGGTCAATGCATGTAGacatgtgtttgcattgtaGCTAAAGCAATGATGTAATTATACTTTCTTCCCTGTTGTAAAATGCATCTAGTTGCAATTCTGTTGATGATTGTAGATAGCACTTGACCGCTGTTAATCAAATCATGACCCTCAGGGTCCAAGaactccctttacctgggaatcaggtgtgaatacagtctgcCCAATCAGTAGCTCTAACTGTTCAGTTAATTATCTGTGGgaaaagaaaacctgaaaatttggatttgaggtcaagatttgagtatccatgcaCTAGACCGTTTTAACAATGTGACATAAAGCATGTCTTTTTATTGCTGGGTGCCATGTCTTAGTAAATATTGGTGGTGAGATTTATTGAAAGGGCAGCACTTATCTGAAGCTATAGTACTGTATTGCAGTCCTGAGTATGTTATTGCAACTTCATAGCAGAGATCAAACCTCTCCCAGAGTTGAAATGAGGTGCTTCACTACATAGGAGAAGAACCAGCTACATTTTAGGacaaggaggaagagaaaagcaACAACATTGGGCATTGCAGTGTTTACTCTTCTATTATTTTCCTCTGAGCACTGATAATTTCTGACCTGCTGCAGTTCAAATAAGAGCAGGAGGTTTGGTGCCAGGTAGAGATGGGCAAGCAGGTTCGGACAGAGCTAAAAATGAATGAGGGCTGACAATGGAAGAGGAGGCACATCCAACAAAGGGACCTAAATGCATAGTTTAAAGGTGGCATCGTAGATTGCCTTAGGTGGGATTTGATCCAAGGTCGAAGGTCCCATAGGTAGGCCATCAGCAAAGTAGCCGCAACGGGAACAGATTTTCtttggttaaaaatatatatgtctattttgcatgtgtatgtgatgttttgattggttgtAGCTAAATGTCTAATGAGGAGACCTGTTGTTTGCGAGCCGGGGCCATTTGTATAATggttaagaagaagaagaagagccTCTATGtatggagctttattgtgtggacatgtgaagttgtttatgaattctgtctgttgacatgaTGGCAggaggtacagaaatgaatgtttttaagggctgagagtctgtggtcattgtggttatttctgtaggaaaccctgaaaagtgccaaactcgtGGTGCTGTGTAGGTATGGGGCAAGCTGCCTCACCAAGGTGTAAATACCATATTAGCAATTTAGCCAGTTTAGCCAAAATACCAATTTAGACCGTCATCCAGTGAACAAAAAACGGTCAGTTTAGCTGCACTGTTACATATTGAGAGCATTCATAAGGGTAATGAAAATATTGGCCGCAAATATGCCTCCACccgttaataaaaataaataaaaagtctcTGTCAGACATCTTAAACTCGCCTGCATGTGACTCAAGGCCTAGCTAGAGCACTTGTTGGATATTATTCAACATATTGAGACCAACAAGATGTTGCACCTCATAAATCAGTAAATCCCGAAGTAAGATGGGACCCACTAGTCCAAAAATTACTGATGCGAAAGCTGAGACAAATGTTGTTGAGCTTCCTCAACATGGTTCCCTGTATTGGCTAACTGGGCCGTGAAAATTGAGAGGGCCCAAAGGATTTATATGAAACCCATATCCAGTAAGCCAAGTTTACTCAAAGATCTTACTCAAGTTGGTGATGTTTATCGATAAGAATGCAATCGTTCAAGCCGAGAGGGAGAAGGACAAGCCCATCATGCATGAAGGAGACTGTCTCTACAACTTCCCGGATTTTTCTAACGCTACTGCTCATCATACGAAGGCGTTCAACCTGATCTGGTGGTATCACAAGGAACAGTTATGGTTTACCCCAAACCTTAGGCTATTTTTAGTTGAATTATGTTTGCCACATTTGAATTTCCTTATTCTCCTGGGGAGatccacaacaaaaataaatgcaggatGATTCAGTGCTagagtaatttttttaatttttaaaaataagatttgaCCAATGATActagtttttatttctgtgatatattttatgtatgtatggtATTTTATTCCCTGCACTCATGTGCATTGTTTGCAAAAaggggctgcccaaccctgtccctgcagtaataataataataataatacattttatttatatagcaactTTCAAGCATAGagcacaaagtgctttccaaagcagataaaaataaggtaaaaaaaaaattacaacacaGGGTACAATAAGAGCAGCATAAATGGGAAGAAGCAAAGAAAATAGCAATATAGAATATAGATGAAAAAGGcaatattaaaacacaaagaacaaaaataaacacagtacaAGTAAACCATAAACAAATAGAAGgaatatataataaacaaatcctgtaggttttcatttcaaccctcaTTTTTCACAtggttctactaattagcagctcagtgagatctctagctgttgaaggatggtagatctccagggaaaGGGCTGGGCAGCCTTGACCTGAAGCCACTTCCCTTCTTCCCTGTGTTCTGGGTGGCCTCTACCCTTGTGGCAAAAACCTCCTGGGAAGAACCCTTTAGTCTAATgtgtttattactttatttaaacatattttttatatacaggGTAGTGCGTAGGTATTTGGACCGTGAGACAATTATTGTatggtttggctctgtactataggacattggattttaaattaaacaattaatataTGGTTAAAGGGCAGATGGGTATTGACATCTAAATCATGTAGGAATTGCTGCTCTTTTTATATGAagcccccccattttaggggaacactgtccaaatactcaCAGATTGCACTGTTTACAGCAACCGTGGCAGATGAAACAAGgaactggatgttttttttttttttttccttttccattaaGGTCAATGACATCAGTGGACAGATGTCTGCAAAATGTGAAAGAGTGCAGAAAATCCAATCTTTCAGATTTAGTGGACGCCTAAAGTTGAACCTCAGTTGAACCGTTTTGAGTTGAACCAAAGTGTGAAGAGTCTAAGGTTTAAAACTGCATACAGGTTATACCGCTATACCTTGAATCGGTGACCagtaaaagcaataatttaacaGAATGCTGTTTTTAGACACCAGTGTCTGATTTCATGGCCATGAATTGTATGCCTCATTCCAACAGTGATATGAGGATTTTAACCTTGTGACTTAATTTGTAAAAGGatgcatgatgatgatgatgatgatgatgatgatgatgatgatgacaagggtgatgatgatgatgactgaaatgtaatttcttatttctcatatttgtgcattttctgttctttaatAGTTGTCATTGTCATTTCATTGGCACTGCACATCAAGGACAAGAGTACAATACAATGCaccaaatataatttaaaaagtgcacaCACGACAAATACAATTacttctatttttttctaaaatgaaacTTCTAAATGATTTCTAAAAAGGTAATCCAATATGACACACGAATATTAGTTActaataaattgtatttttataggCCACCTATACCCacattttatgtatgttttgttgAACTTTCAacagttacataaaaaaatcaaacaattttGAAGGACTAGTTCTCTTTCTGTAAATTACGTGTTCCTCACAATAAAAGAAAACCTGTCAAGGGAGATAAAATACaatgataaatgcatttttattctgttttatacaTTTCCATTGAGTCAGTTGTTGAGTTGGTTCTATTGAGTAAAGGTGGAAAGAGAATgaaatgcatcatgggaagTATAGTTCCTGTAAATTGAACAGGTGGTGCAGGGGAAATTATTAAATCATTataatatttgcaaatatgtgTAGATATCATTGCTTTCATATTACAATGgacaaataacaacatatataAACTTAATATGGGCAAAATTTCCCTTTAATGTACTTTTAAATGGAAGCACAAAATAAATGGGACACAAGTATAAATAAGCAGGTACTACAATATATAAAACCAGGATAAATAACATAAGGTATCATGTGACTGTCGTATTTGCATTTGCTATTTTTCCTACAATATTACTTCCCATTATATTTATGAACAGTTCTCAACATTTAACTGCATATTACTTGTAACATACACAGCTAAGCATAGTAATAtagtctttaaaaatattttgtactgCCCTAAATAGTTTTATAATGGATAAATACCATCCCTAATTGTGTATAAAACCATAATTTATAGTTCATGAAaggtttattttaaagattattattattttttgcataaatataaagcaataaaggcacacatacaaatataaatgaagtACACATCTCTACAtaataaataggctacacacaTCAGGATATAAAATATAGGCTAGCTATCGTGACcatatcatttgcatttcaaacaaaataatttataatatttacatctatatatatatagactatATTCGCTattgcttttcaaaataaaacaataggaGTGTTTTGATTGCCATGCgccattttttgaaaaatgtcataaacatttacaaatacaacATAAAGATTTAAGTATAAGTTTAACAAAGTGCTTTTCTTATAAATAGACATATGGTTACTAACATTCAGAAGCATAATGTAACCGAATTGCCATATTTATAGATGAATGAATATTCCCAGACCTATGACATTTTGAAACCAATGAAACAAATTGGTTTTATCAGTTAAAATGGACAGTAATTAACAAATTATGATGTAGTATGTTTTATGCTGTCCTTTGCCCAGTCATTGTCCAGTCTGCTCTCCAGCTCTGTTGTTTAATGGCAAATAAAGTCAACCAGAGCCAATTCAATATTCGTAATTTGgtaattaattgtttttatttacaagcAGCAAAAGAAATGGGTCTGTACCTTATATTTATGgacacctatatatatatatgtgtgcaaaGGCACTTTGTGTGTTAGGTGCAAACcaagaaaatgtgcttttagTTAGGTTACCGAAGTCTGATGCTCTATTACCTCAAGGTAGTCTGGCTCTGTGCGTACATTGGATTTAAGTTCAAAATACTCATTTTTGGGCTGTTCAACCAGGACCTTCCGTGACCTGGCGTACATAATTGCCTCCATTAATGTTCCTTCACCATGGATCTCAACAGGGGGCTGAAGCTGGGCAATGTTCTTTCTGAGGTAGTCTGTGATGCCCAGCTGCTGAAGCTCCCTTTCCCGACTAAGGATATTTCGGTATAGGGAACCCGTGTCCCCAAGAGTGATGGTCCCCAAGTCTGACGGGCCCTCTGTGACGGCCCTGAGTTTCAGATTGGGCTCCGCAGGGGGCAAGTCGTTCTCCAGCTCCAGGAGGCTACGGCACACATGCTTCATTTCATCGAGGCTCAGCTCGTCCAGCTCGTGCTCTTTATAGCGAGTGCAGTAGGTGGGGCTCCTGCACACCTGCGTCACCTGACTCTGCACAGGTTCACCGCACGCGCTTGCATTGGGCCTCTGAGCCACATGATGCGTGGTCTTCTGGCCGTACACGCTGTACTGCAGGTGGATGTTGCCGTTCTCCCTTGGCTGATTGTCAGCCTGTTTTTTGACGGACCCCCGCCGGCGGTGCAGAATGAAGACAGCCGTTCCCGCAGCGCAGAAAATGGTGACGATGAAAATGATCAGCAGGCTGAGGATCAGAACCGAAAGAGGGACTGTGTTGGTGAGTAACTGGAAGAAGCCCTCTGGGCTTCTCTCAGTAGTAGCCGTGGTTGCCGTACCTTCGACTCCCTCTTTTGTCGGAAGGGGAAGCAACATCGCTAACCCAGAGCACATTATATCAAGTCTCAATGTTCTAAGTTCCACTTTGGCAATATTTCTGGGTGTCTGACATAAAACCGTACCCACAACAGTATCTTTCCCAAGTTTCTCAACCCATTGTTTAAGAGCAACCAAGTCACAACTGCAGTCCCAAGGATTGTCTTCCAAATGGATCTGCTCCAGAGAATGCAGCTGGTCTAGAACACTGCTCACAGGGAGGtgcatgaataaattattcCTCAGATTCAACCTGGCCAGTGGCACATTGCGAAATACCTGTGATGGTAAAGTTTGAAGAAGATTGTTATTTAAACACAGGAGCTTGAGATTTGGCATGGTGTCAAATGTTCCGGGCAGAATATCTTTGATGACATTATATTCCAAATACAGATACTCAACGCTGTGGAGTCCAACAAACATGCCCGGGGAAATCTTTTCCAGTCTATTGCCATTCAGATGAAGCTTTTTCAACTGGCCTAAACTAAGGAAAGTGTCATCATCAATGTAATCAATTTGGTTATTTGCCAAATTCAGCAATTCCAAACCTTCAAATGCAACAAAGTCGAACTGAAAAAGTCTCTGAACCATGTTTCCAGTCAGTACGAGCTTTGTGGGGCTTTGCTGGAGCAATCCAAGATCTGATATTTTTCTGATCGCTCTGTCTTGACAGTGGATTAAGAAACCTGCAGTTGGATGAATGTGACAGGAGCATCGGTCACTGCAGAAGGCAACTCCTGGCTTATGGTCCAGAGCTGGGGTCTTTGCATCATCGTTGGCATCCGTTACTTTTGGAACTTGTCCAGGTTTAGAAGACATAGTTTCCAGCAGTGACTTCGAAGGCCCCTCTAAATCTGCCTCCGAGTAAGAGGGGCAAAGCACTTCCCGCTTCACTTTGCTTAGCAGACTGTCTTTGAGGTGGGGAGGACTGCTGCAAACAACCTCGCTAATAGAAGATTGTCCACTCATGTTCTCCATCCAGATTTTCAGAGGTAATATTTCACAATCGCACACCCAGTCATTGTCCTCCAGCAAAAACTCCTTGATCCGTCCAAGGTGCTCAAGAAAGCCCATGTAAGGCAGTGACTGCAACTGATTTCCACGCAGATCCAAGTGGGTCAGCGGCACAAACCGGAAAATGTTGGCGGGAAGGAATTCAATGGAGTTGTCATTCAGTATCAACACTTTGAGGCGATTTAGCTTGCTGAATGCCCCGGGTTCAACAATGTGGATGAAGTTTGTGTCTGCTTGTAGGTACTCCAGGTTCACCAAGCCTTGAAAAGTGTCCTCTTTTAAGGTCACTAGAAAATTGCTGTTAATGTGCAGCCTCTTAAGAGAGCTAAGTGCACTGAAAACTCCAGGTTCAAGCTGTTGTATACTGTTAGATCCTAGATGAAGAGAGACAGCATTCCTGAAACTTTTCAGCTCCTCTGCTTGCAACTCCACTAAATCATTTTTGTACAGATTAAGATGGAAAGGTAAGGCTGAAGGCAactgtatttgtgttattttggttATATTTCTATCCTCGCAGTTCATGTGCAAGATGCCGTCTTTTTCTTTGCAAGTACAAAGTTTCTCACAGGATCCCTTGGGTGATGACTGTAGGGGCTGGATGGTCTGAGTCCCCGTAGCAACAAtgagtgaagaaaataaaattatgcagGCCAACATTTTCTCTCATGTATGTCtgtgaagagaaagagaaatatttgTTGTGCCATCATTTCACCCAAAAATATATTCTATTAATCAGATTAAAAGTCTTCTCAGTGACAGGCAGACTGGGTATGAAACAAAGCACTGTAGTATGACTGATTACTCAAAAGAAAAagtaacaactttttttttttaagtttacaggcattcatgaaataaaaacattcattattaCAGTATAAATATGATGCAATCCAAACCATGAACAAAAAGCAAGACAAAAGAGGATGTGATATGATATTCACTACACGTAAggcatttaaaaagtattttagaaaaaaaatgtattaaaaagtatttaaaaagtCATGACATCTTTCCTTGAATAAGAACAAGAACACCACTGGTCACATTTTCTTGCAGAGTTttgttgcacatttttaaaatgaaagcccTCATTGAGACATGATGCGGTCAGGCAAGCTGACAAGCACGGTTGCTACCCGGCTCATCGCTCACAGACACGGTCGAGAGTTTATATCCTATATGATTTAGCATCGTTCCAGCACTGTTCGAGTATGCTAGCTAAGTGACTCTAATTCCACTTTTGATGAAAATGTGCTCAAACTGAGACCAACCCACTTTTTCTCTTCTGTACTTTGCAAAGAATTATGAGGAATGTCAGTATGATTTTGGCGTGTGAGCAAGCAGACGTTATCACTTGATCAtcttttagcagtttttttaacatttagtGATTAAAAGTTTATAAGTCGCACCCCTAGAATAGACTGGTACATAtatcatttgaaaaagaaaaaaaatctatttgataTAGAGAGGTTACTTTGGTTACTTGGGTATAACTTTTAatacgattattattattattatgtgcattttcatttgcatatttggaCACGTGTGGTGCTTCCCCAATGCTtgcttaattattataattttttttattagtttatttggcTAAATGAAATATGTAAGCAATTGTTGGCACTCATAGCTATTTATAAAAGTCTAGGTGCATTCCCCTCACCTGTAACAAACCACTTTTTAACCACTACTAATACTCATTTCTATTTTTCATGTACTGAACAGGAATATCAAAACATAAACTACAATTATACTACGCATGTGTATTAGCACGTACATTAAGGTAATCAGTAGAAATACTTCAGTGTGCTCTCATCCAAAagcatgtacagtactgtatcaatgaagaacaaaaaatgaaaatgtgaaaagtgaatgaacaaattaaaaatataaaatatttctcaaTACTGTAAACGGGAATTGAGTCATGAAATATAGAGTGAGAACCCCTTTGGTAACGTGACTTCAGTGGTggagattgaaaaaaaaaataaaaatcctgtcCAACTGATTTGTCACTTCACATCAGAAGAGAATCTAGGTCAGA
It contains:
- the LOC135251005 gene encoding SLIT and NTRK-like protein 6 — translated: MLACIILFSSLIVATGTQTIQPLQSSPKGSCEKLCTCKEKDGILHMNCEDRNITKITQIQLPSALPFHLNLYKNDLVELQAEELKSFRNAVSLHLGSNSIQQLEPGVFSALSSLKRLHINSNFLVTLKEDTFQGLVNLEYLQADTNFIHIVEPGAFSKLNRLKVLILNDNSIEFLPANIFRFVPLTHLDLRGNQLQSLPYMGFLEHLGRIKEFLLEDNDWVCDCEILPLKIWMENMSGQSSISEVVCSSPPHLKDSLLSKVKREVLCPSYSEADLEGPSKSLLETMSSKPGQVPKVTDANDDAKTPALDHKPGVAFCSDRCSCHIHPTAGFLIHCQDRAIRKISDLGLLQQSPTKLVLTGNMVQRLFQFDFVAFEGLELLNLANNQIDYIDDDTFLSLGQLKKLHLNGNRLEKISPGMFVGLHSVEYLYLEYNVIKDILPGTFDTMPNLKLLCLNNNLLQTLPSQVFRNVPLARLNLRNNLFMHLPVSSVLDQLHSLEQIHLEDNPWDCSCDLVALKQWVEKLGKDTVVGTVLCQTPRNIAKVELRTLRLDIMCSGLAMLLPLPTKEGVEGTATTATTERSPEGFFQLLTNTVPLSVLILSLLIIFIVTIFCAAGTAVFILHRRRGSVKKQADNQPRENGNIHLQYSVYGQKTTHHVAQRPNASACGEPVQSQVTQVCRSPTYCTRYKEHELDELSLDEMKHVCRSLLELENDLPPAEPNLKLRAVTEGPSDLGTITLGDTGSLYRNILSRERELQQLGITDYLRKNIAQLQPPVEIHGEGTLMEAIMYARSRKVLVEQPKNEYFELKSNVRTEPDYLEVIEHQTSVT